A genomic region of Pseudomonadota bacterium contains the following coding sequences:
- a CDS encoding electron transfer flavoprotein subunit alpha — MLKIDLEICIGCGACAETCTFGAIEMVDDQPVVNDKCTLCGSCVDACEAEAITLEREEREALNDLADWSGVWVYAEFRNGRIAPVSFELLGIGRELAAQRKVRLSAVLIGSGLEGQAEELVAYGADTVYRVDAPALEYFTDDAYGNVLEDLIREHRPEIVLAGATAIGRSFIPRVATLMGTGLTADCTNLEIREEDGALLQTRPAFGGNVMATIVCPYTRPQMATVRPLVMRPNEYDKVRRGEIIDFTPAPGRMDSRVKVLRNVNEEADQVNITEADIIVAGGRGLESEKGFSLIKDLADVLGGAVAASRAAVDSGWISYPHQVGQTGKTVCPKVYFACGISGAIQHVVGMQSSKTIVAINRDSEASIFDVATYGIQGDLFEVLPVLVDKLKQRKGR; from the coding sequence CATGTGCGGAAACCTGCACATTCGGCGCTATCGAAATGGTTGATGATCAGCCGGTTGTAAACGATAAATGCACCCTCTGCGGAAGCTGCGTCGATGCCTGTGAAGCTGAAGCAATTACTCTGGAAAGGGAAGAACGAGAAGCGCTGAACGATCTTGCCGATTGGTCCGGGGTATGGGTTTATGCAGAATTCAGAAACGGGCGGATTGCGCCTGTTTCTTTTGAACTCCTTGGAATTGGACGGGAACTGGCTGCGCAGCGCAAGGTGCGACTTTCCGCAGTGCTTATCGGTTCGGGGTTGGAGGGGCAGGCTGAAGAGCTGGTTGCTTACGGTGCTGATACGGTTTACCGGGTAGATGCCCCGGCACTGGAATACTTTACCGATGATGCCTATGGCAATGTTCTGGAAGATTTGATCCGTGAGCACAGGCCTGAAATAGTACTTGCCGGCGCCACGGCAATCGGCCGCTCATTTATCCCCAGGGTAGCTACCCTGATGGGAACCGGACTCACTGCAGATTGCACGAATCTGGAGATCCGGGAAGAAGACGGCGCTTTATTGCAAACCCGCCCGGCATTCGGTGGCAATGTTATGGCAACGATAGTCTGCCCTTATACCAGACCCCAGATGGCGACAGTCCGACCATTGGTCATGCGTCCCAATGAATATGACAAGGTTCGCCGCGGGGAGATTATTGATTTCACGCCCGCTCCAGGCAGGATGGATTCCCGGGTCAAGGTGTTGCGTAATGTCAATGAAGAGGCCGATCAAGTCAATATCACCGAGGCAGATATCATTGTCGCCGGTGGACGCGGCCTTGAAAGCGAAAAGGGTTTTTCCTTGATAAAAGACCTGGCGGATGTCCTTGGCGGAGCTGTGGCAGCATCGAGAGCTGCGGTGGACAGCGGCTGGATTTCTTATCCCCATCAGGTTGGCCAGACCGGCAAGACCGTATGCCCGAAAGTGTATTTTGCCTGTGGAATTTCCGGCGCCATTCAGCATGTTGTCGGCATGCAGTCGTCAAAAACCATAGTCGCAATCAACAGAGACTCGGAAGCATCGATTTTTGATGTGGCGACCTATGGCATCCAGGGTGATCTTTTTGAGGTGCTGCCTGTGCTGGTTGATAAATTGAAGCAAAGGAAAGGGCGATGA
- the fabG gene encoding 3-oxoacyl-[acyl-carrier-protein] reductase, whose translation MSLAGKVAVVTGGSRGIGKAVSLRLAAMGARVVVNYVSRPEMAEDTVRIIQDAGGEAASIQFNIAQPAEVQEAFATILAEHGRVDILVNNAGVTRDGLLLKMKDEDWDTVLDINLKGAFNCIRSIYRPMMKQRWGRIVNITSVIGFAGNAGQANYAAAKAGLMGLTRSVSKELATRAITVNAVAPGYIDTDMTRELPEAVKEKVLSEVPMGTLGTGEDVAGAVAFLVSEDAKYVTGQCIHVNGGMFMG comes from the coding sequence ATGAGTCTTGCTGGAAAAGTTGCCGTAGTTACCGGAGGCAGCAGGGGAATCGGTAAAGCAGTATCCCTGCGTCTTGCAGCAATGGGAGCCAGGGTGGTTGTCAACTATGTCAGCCGTCCGGAAATGGCCGAAGATACGGTAAGGATAATCCAGGATGCCGGAGGCGAGGCCGCTTCCATTCAATTTAATATTGCTCAGCCCGCCGAGGTTCAGGAGGCTTTTGCTACTATACTCGCAGAACATGGCCGGGTCGATATTCTGGTAAATAATGCCGGTGTGACCCGTGACGGATTGCTTTTGAAAATGAAGGACGAGGATTGGGATACTGTCCTTGATATCAATTTGAAAGGTGCGTTCAATTGTATCCGTTCCATCTACAGGCCGATGATGAAGCAGCGATGGGGGCGTATCGTCAACATTACCTCGGTGATCGGTTTTGCCGGAAATGCCGGACAGGCTAATTATGCCGCTGCAAAGGCAGGTCTGATGGGGCTGACCAGGTCGGTCTCAAAGGAATTGGCTACAAGAGCAATTACCGTGAATGCGGTGGCACCGGGCTATATCGATACGGATATGACTCGCGAACTGCCTGAAGCAGTTAAGGAAAAAGTGCTTTCCGAAGTACCCATGGGAACATTGGGTACCGGAGAGGATGTTGCCGGGGCCGTAGCATTTCTGGTTTCGGAAGATGCAAAATATGTAACCGGTCAGTGCATTCACGTCAACGGTGGCATGTTCATGGGATGA
- the acpP gene encoding acyl carrier protein: MAVEDKLIDIIAEQLSVDKDKVVPGASFVDDLGADSLDLVELIMAMEEAFDIEIADEIAEKIITVQHAIDHVKTVTE, translated from the coding sequence ATGGCTGTAGAAGACAAACTCATTGATATTATTGCAGAGCAACTGAGTGTTGATAAAGATAAAGTTGTGCCAGGAGCTTCTTTTGTTGATGATCTCGGCGCTGACTCACTTGATCTTGTTGAGTTGATCATGGCGATGGAAGAAGCCTTTGATATTGAAATCGCTGATGAGATTGCAGAAAAGATCATCACGGTCCAGCATGCTATTGACCATGTAAAGACTGTAACCGAATAA